In Roseisolibacter agri, a genomic segment contains:
- a CDS encoding acyl-CoA dehydrogenase family protein, which produces MPSPTKSAAPDKPSFLRGLFAGAIHDALLFPFPDPLERRDADEARTVRRLIASAHAMRDAGLIDSARFDAEETIPDETIRAMAEAGLLGITVPREYGGLGLSSTGYARVFGEVAAMDASLGVVIGVHAGLGCKPLVLFGTDEQKARYLPALARGETLAAYALTEPETGSDAQHIVTRAEPDGEGGWRITGRKHWIGLAHRAGVITVFAQTPTTGRDGRPAQRPTAFIVRPDMPGFRVVGTVRKLGIRGSTQAELEFDRCAVPADHVLGQVGKGFSVAVNVLNGGRLSLAAGCAQGAKAIVGEMARYAEQRIQFGAPLASFEITQRKLSTLAAETYAADAMVGHLSAALDRGDVDAALEAAAAKVFNSELIWRAADEMVQVAGGRGYVMPYPYERMLRDARINRIFEGANDVLRLFIALNGIEGPAEKLQELGAALRKPIQNFNAVAGYATDRVRTALGSPVDGVDVRLHGRLLHHKRFLEKHTAELKGAAQAAILAHRKKIIERQLVTERLANMAIELYARSATIARTQRLLEERGEGACAHELALCDLFCVESGQRFRAQRELLGGRSEAVDDARRAVAARVRAAAGYDVSDAVLDRGGAEDGTAENRTADDDGARYGRAAASTSKLGA; this is translated from the coding sequence ATGCCCAGCCCCACCAAGTCCGCCGCCCCCGACAAGCCCTCGTTCCTGCGCGGGCTGTTCGCGGGCGCGATCCACGATGCCCTGCTCTTCCCGTTCCCCGATCCGCTGGAGCGGCGCGACGCGGACGAGGCGCGCACGGTGCGGCGGCTCATCGCCTCGGCGCACGCGATGCGCGACGCGGGCCTCATCGACTCCGCGCGCTTCGACGCCGAGGAGACGATCCCCGACGAGACGATCCGCGCGATGGCCGAGGCGGGGCTGCTGGGCATCACGGTGCCGCGCGAGTACGGCGGGCTCGGACTCTCCAGCACGGGCTACGCGCGCGTCTTCGGCGAGGTCGCGGCGATGGACGCGTCGCTCGGCGTCGTGATCGGCGTGCACGCGGGGCTCGGGTGCAAGCCGCTCGTGCTGTTCGGCACCGACGAGCAGAAGGCGCGCTACCTCCCCGCCCTCGCGCGCGGCGAGACGCTGGCCGCGTACGCGCTCACGGAGCCGGAGACGGGCTCCGACGCGCAGCACATCGTCACGCGCGCGGAGCCCGACGGCGAGGGTGGCTGGCGCATCACGGGGCGCAAGCACTGGATCGGCCTCGCGCACCGCGCGGGCGTCATCACGGTGTTCGCGCAGACGCCGACGACGGGGCGCGACGGCAGGCCCGCGCAGCGCCCGACCGCGTTCATCGTGCGCCCCGACATGCCGGGCTTCCGCGTCGTGGGCACCGTGCGCAAGCTCGGCATCCGCGGCTCGACGCAGGCGGAGCTGGAGTTCGACCGCTGCGCGGTGCCCGCGGACCACGTGCTGGGCCAGGTGGGCAAGGGCTTCTCGGTCGCGGTGAACGTGCTGAACGGCGGCCGCCTGTCGCTCGCCGCCGGCTGCGCGCAGGGCGCGAAGGCGATCGTCGGCGAGATGGCGCGCTACGCCGAGCAGCGCATCCAGTTCGGCGCGCCGCTGGCGAGCTTCGAGATCACGCAGCGCAAGCTCTCCACGCTGGCCGCGGAGACGTACGCCGCCGACGCGATGGTGGGCCACCTGAGCGCGGCGCTCGACCGCGGCGACGTCGACGCGGCGCTCGAAGCGGCGGCGGCGAAGGTGTTCAACAGTGAGCTGATCTGGCGCGCCGCCGACGAGATGGTGCAGGTCGCGGGCGGCCGCGGCTACGTGATGCCGTATCCGTACGAGCGGATGCTGCGCGACGCGCGCATCAACCGGATCTTCGAGGGCGCGAACGACGTGCTGCGGCTGTTCATCGCGCTCAACGGCATCGAGGGGCCGGCGGAGAAGCTGCAGGAGCTGGGCGCGGCGCTGCGCAAGCCGATCCAGAACTTCAACGCCGTCGCCGGCTACGCGACCGACCGCGTGCGCACGGCGCTCGGCAGCCCCGTGGACGGCGTGGACGTGCGGCTGCACGGCCGGCTGCTGCACCACAAGCGCTTCCTCGAGAAGCACACCGCGGAGCTCAAGGGCGCCGCGCAGGCCGCGATCCTCGCGCACCGCAAGAAGATCATCGAGCGGCAGCTGGTCACCGAGCGCCTCGCGAACATGGCGATCGAGCTGTACGCGCGCTCGGCCACGATCGCGCGCACGCAGCGCCTGCTGGAGGAGCGCGGCGAGGGCGCGTGCGCGCACGAGCTGGCGCTGTGCGACCTGTTCTGCGTCGAGAGCGGCCAGCGCTTCCGCGCGCAGCGCGAGCTGCTGGGCGGCCGCTCGGAGGCGGTGGACGACGCGCGGCGCGCGGTGGCGGCGCGCGTGCGGGCGGCGGCGGGCTACGATGTCTCGGACGCGGTCCTCGACCGCGGTGGGGCGGAGGACGGAACGGCGGAGAACCGAACGGCGGACGACGATGGAGCGCGATACGGAAGGGCGGCGGCTTCCACCTCGAAGCTCGGAGCCTGA